From Oenococcus sicerae, the proteins below share one genomic window:
- the infA gene encoding translation initiation factor IF-1, with protein sequence MAGNDVIEIEGVIKETKPNANFIVELENGAKIQAGVSGKIRKNYIRILVGDRVTVEMSPYDLTKGRITYRHK encoded by the coding sequence GTGGCAGGAAACGATGTTATTGAGATAGAGGGTGTAATTAAAGAGACCAAACCCAACGCTAACTTTATCGTTGAATTGGAGAATGGTGCAAAGATACAAGCTGGTGTTTCTGGCAAAATTCGTAAAAATTATATCCGAATCCTTGTGGGAGACCGCGTAACGGTTGAAATGTCGCCCTATGATTTGACTAAAGGCCGGATCACTTATCGCCATAAATAA
- a CDS encoding ABC transporter permease — translation MKRGKLLFAVPYALWLALFVVVPLALLFFQSMTNASGHLTFSNFSAYFSSGTYLMMTFNSVFYAFLITLITLALSYPTAYLLSQLKNRQFWLLLVILPTWINLLLKTYAFIGMLSRDGTANSFLALFGIVPKQLLFNDASFVLVASYIEIPFMILPIFNVLNEIDRDLIQASRDLGANSWQTLWRLIVPLSMPGVKSGVQSVFIPSLSLFMITRLIGGNRVITLGTAIEEHFLTTQNWHMGSTIGVILILAMVLTMVVTRDRKKTILRRGGK, via the coding sequence ATGAAGCGGGGCAAACTGTTATTTGCCGTTCCTTATGCGCTTTGGTTAGCATTATTTGTTGTCGTCCCGTTAGCCTTGCTATTTTTTCAATCGATGACTAATGCAAGCGGCCATCTCACCTTTAGCAATTTTTCAGCCTATTTTTCATCTGGCACCTACTTGATGATGACTTTTAATTCAGTTTTTTATGCTTTTTTGATTACTTTGATCACACTGGCTTTGTCATATCCGACTGCCTATTTATTGTCGCAATTAAAAAATAGGCAATTTTGGTTATTGCTGGTTATCTTGCCGACCTGGATTAATTTATTATTGAAAACATATGCTTTTATCGGCATGCTTTCTCGTGACGGCACGGCAAATTCTTTTCTGGCTTTGTTTGGTATTGTGCCTAAACAGCTATTGTTTAACGATGCGAGTTTCGTTTTGGTTGCCAGCTACATTGAAATTCCTTTTATGATTTTGCCGATTTTTAATGTTTTGAACGAAATTGATCGAGACCTCATTCAAGCTAGTCGGGATCTTGGTGCTAACTCTTGGCAAACCTTGTGGCGTTTAATTGTACCGTTATCGATGCCGGGCGTTAAATCTGGTGTTCAGTCTGTTTTCATTCCCTCGCTTAGCCTATTTATGATCACACGCCTAATTGGCGGCAATCGCGTTATTACGCTAGGAACCGCTATCGAGGAACATTTCCTTACAACGCAAAACTGGCATATGGGTTCGACGATTGGTGTCATTTTAATCCTAGCAATGGTCTTGACGATGGTTGTGACTCGTGACCGCAAGAAAACAATTCTGCGCCGGGGAGGAAAGTGA
- the rplM gene encoding 50S ribosomal protein L13 produces the protein MRSTFLAKPQEIQRNWYIVDATDVPLGRLSSVVATILRGKNKPTFTPSVDTGDFVIVINADKVQLTGRKATDKTYYHHSGYPGGLKSRKAGILREENPKKLLELSVQGMLPKNTLGRAQGLKLHVYASGEKLEQTAQKPQVLDIKDLL, from the coding sequence ATGCGTAGTACATTTTTAGCAAAACCACAAGAAATTCAGCGCAATTGGTATATCGTCGATGCTACTGACGTGCCTTTAGGACGTTTAAGCAGTGTTGTCGCTACGATTTTGCGTGGAAAGAACAAACCGACTTTCACGCCATCTGTTGATACTGGTGATTTCGTCATCGTTATCAATGCTGACAAAGTTCAATTGACTGGCAGAAAAGCAACTGATAAGACTTATTATCACCATTCTGGTTATCCTGGTGGTCTTAAGTCTCGTAAGGCCGGTATCCTTCGCGAGGAGAACCCTAAGAAGCTGCTTGAGCTCTCTGTTCAAGGCATGCTTCCAAAAAATACTTTGGGTCGTGCCCAGGGACTAAAATTACATGTTTATGCTAGTGGTGAAAAGCTCGAACAAACAGCTCAAAAACCACAAGTGTTAGACATCAAGGATCTGCTCTAA
- a CDS encoding adenylate kinase has product MSRNIILLGLPGVGKGTNADSLVKDFKLPHISTGDIFRAAMLAHTSLGDKAKSFIDAGNLVPDAVTNGIVNERLVQDDVAKASGFILDGYPRNPAQADSLASFLSSQGQKIDAVVYLQAPESVVIKRMMGRGRLDDTPEVVMHRLEVAKKETMPLVEYYEKNGDLFTVDASGEASIVYSTVKDILSKL; this is encoded by the coding sequence ATGTCAAGAAATATTATTTTATTAGGACTTCCTGGTGTTGGCAAGGGCACTAACGCTGATAGCCTTGTAAAGGACTTTAAGTTGCCACACATTTCTACAGGAGATATTTTTCGAGCTGCAATGCTGGCACACACATCACTTGGTGATAAAGCTAAGTCTTTTATTGATGCTGGGAATTTAGTTCCTGATGCTGTAACGAACGGTATTGTGAACGAAAGATTGGTTCAGGATGATGTGGCAAAAGCGAGTGGCTTTATTTTAGATGGTTATCCAAGAAATCCTGCTCAGGCAGATTCCCTTGCCTCGTTTTTAAGTAGCCAAGGACAAAAGATTGATGCTGTTGTTTATTTGCAAGCTCCTGAATCAGTTGTCATCAAGCGAATGATGGGTCGTGGCAGGCTTGATGATACTCCGGAAGTTGTGATGCATCGTCTGGAAGTGGCAAAAAAAGAAACGATGCCGCTAGTTGAGTATTATGAGAAGAACGGTGATTTGTTTACCGTTGATGCTAGCGGCGAGGCTAGTATTGTATACTCAACTGTCAAAGATATTCTTTCGAAGTTGTAA
- the rpsI gene encoding 30S ribosomal protein S9, protein MANTQYAGTGRRKDSVARVRLTPGTGKITINDRSFEEYIPAANLRAVVTQPFAVTSTDGTYDVSVNVIGGGFAGQAGATRHGIARALLQVDPDFRPALKSAGLLTRDSRMVERKKPGLKKARRASQFSKR, encoded by the coding sequence ATGGCAAATACTCAATATGCAGGAACTGGTCGTCGTAAGGATTCTGTCGCTCGTGTTCGTTTGACACCTGGGACTGGTAAGATTACGATCAATGATCGTTCATTTGAAGAATATATTCCAGCAGCCAATCTTCGGGCTGTTGTGACACAACCTTTTGCAGTGACATCCACAGATGGTACTTATGATGTGAGTGTTAATGTTATTGGCGGCGGTTTCGCCGGCCAAGCTGGTGCAACGCGTCATGGTATCGCTCGAGCTTTGCTCCAAGTTGATCCTGACTTTCGTCCAGCTTTAAAATCAGCTGGTTTGCTGACGCGTGATTCTCGTATGGTTGAACGTAAGAAGCCAGGTCTTAAAAAGGCTCGTCGTGCTTCTCAATTTTCAAAACGTTAA
- a CDS encoding SseB family protein, with amino-acid sequence MSQLIKTIEYFIGQDEDTPNIAVIEIEHPRPAADGRELDKLLTDSELFSPFNQETLKYDRFLTMTIAEDFFLHLGIEVFSRLSSDQEYGLIIFFDPELKGFLPVPTQQLAQFVQNKMSEDNTTSASQPTHEALNRFYKLQTKDTEKIENPALQTYLDAQDISDDNINELVNTAVFLIPTRIKKHRVRQDEIDFFLLSQSDQPSVSYLPIFTDWDHLGQWYFSASSNGYNKNDLAQIIAVPADGLKEIRSNLADAVSNIVVNPTTNDFILGLSDSSETNLDK; translated from the coding sequence ATGAGTCAACTAATTAAAACAATCGAATATTTTATTGGCCAAGATGAGGACACACCTAATATCGCCGTTATTGAGATCGAACACCCTCGACCAGCTGCTGATGGGCGGGAATTAGACAAACTATTAACTGATTCCGAACTTTTTTCACCTTTTAATCAAGAAACACTCAAATACGATCGCTTCTTAACGATGACGATTGCCGAGGATTTTTTCTTACATTTAGGTATTGAGGTTTTCAGTCGTCTCAGTTCTGATCAGGAATATGGTCTGATTATTTTTTTCGATCCCGAATTGAAGGGGTTTTTACCAGTTCCAACGCAGCAGCTTGCCCAGTTTGTGCAAAATAAAATGAGCGAAGATAATACAACCTCAGCTTCTCAGCCGACTCATGAGGCTCTGAATCGTTTTTATAAACTGCAAACCAAAGATACCGAAAAGATAGAAAACCCCGCCTTACAGACTTATTTGGATGCGCAGGATATTAGTGACGATAATATTAACGAATTGGTTAATACGGCTGTTTTTCTGATTCCAACAAGAATCAAGAAACATCGGGTGCGGCAAGATGAGATTGATTTCTTTTTGCTCTCTCAAAGTGATCAGCCGTCCGTCAGCTACCTGCCGATTTTTACTGATTGGGACCATTTGGGCCAATGGTATTTTTCTGCCAGTTCAAACGGTTATAATAAAAATGATTTGGCACAGATCATCGCTGTCCCGGCTGATGGCTTAAAAGAAATTAGATCAAATTTGGCCGATGCCGTTTCTAATATTGTTGTTAATCCAACGACTAATGATTTTATTTTAGGATTGAGTGATAGTTCGGAAACAAATCTTGACAAATGA
- the rpsM gene encoding 30S ribosomal protein S13 — protein sequence MARISGIDLPRDKRIVIGLTYIYGIGNTTAAKILAEAGVSEDIRVRDLSPEDEDKVRATVDKLNLTLEGDLRREVSLNIKGLQEIASYRGIRHRRGLPVRGQHTKNNARTRKGPAKSIAGKKK from the coding sequence ATGGCTCGTATTTCAGGTATTGATTTACCACGTGATAAAAGGATCGTGATTGGTCTTACTTATATATATGGAATCGGTAATACGACTGCTGCTAAAATTTTAGCAGAAGCCGGCGTTAGTGAAGACATTCGTGTACGCGACCTTAGTCCGGAAGATGAAGACAAAGTTCGTGCAACAGTGGATAAGCTAAACTTAACGCTTGAAGGTGATTTGCGTCGTGAAGTTAGTTTGAATATCAAAGGACTTCAAGAAATCGCTTCATACCGAGGCATTCGTCATCGTCGTGGGTTGCCCGTTCGTGGACAGCATACGAAGAATAATGCGCGTACGCGCAAAGGCCCAGCTAAATCAATTGCTGGCAAAAAGAAGTAA
- the truA gene encoding tRNA pseudouridine(38-40) synthase TruA produces MQNYKLTISYDGHAFEGFQTQNRPGCRTVQDELIKVVSKMAKTPVKIVGASRTDAGVHANGQVINFVFPFDLTERAMLMGINSQLPTDILVKNVEKVQLDFNARHSSHHKRYLYRVSTSKFVDPFKRFYTGHYFWRLDFDRIQAALPDLLGEHDFASFAAAGNQTATTVRRITKAELKSVSNDHELLFTFEGNAFLYNQIRIMVGVLLEIGNGTRPVHDIERLIQVKDRQQARFTAPASGLYLDKVYYESTN; encoded by the coding sequence ATGCAAAATTATAAATTAACAATTTCATATGATGGCCATGCTTTTGAAGGTTTCCAAACACAAAACCGACCAGGCTGCCGAACTGTACAAGATGAATTAATCAAAGTCGTTTCAAAAATGGCCAAAACACCAGTTAAAATTGTCGGTGCCAGTCGCACAGATGCCGGGGTGCACGCTAATGGACAAGTGATCAATTTTGTTTTTCCTTTTGACCTGACTGAACGTGCGATGCTGATGGGTATTAACAGCCAACTGCCGACTGACATTCTTGTCAAAAATGTCGAGAAAGTTCAGCTTGACTTTAATGCGCGTCATAGCAGCCACCACAAGCGTTATTTGTATCGTGTTTCGACAAGCAAATTCGTTGATCCTTTTAAGCGTTTTTATACAGGACATTATTTTTGGCGGTTAGATTTCGATCGCATTCAGGCAGCTTTGCCAGATTTGCTGGGCGAACATGATTTCGCCAGTTTCGCAGCGGCTGGTAATCAGACTGCGACAACGGTTCGGAGAATTACAAAAGCCGAATTAAAATCTGTTTCAAATGATCATGAACTGCTTTTTACTTTTGAAGGCAATGCTTTTCTATATAATCAGATTCGTATTATGGTTGGTGTTCTTTTGGAGATCGGCAACGGCACACGCCCGGTACACGATATTGAGCGTTTGATTCAAGTAAAGGATCGTCAGCAGGCACGATTCACAGCTCCGGCTTCTGGTTTATACTTAGACAAGGTTTATTATGAGTCAACTAATTAA
- the rplQ gene encoding 50S ribosomal protein L17 gives MGYRKLQRTKSQRKALLRDLTTNLILNGKIQTTEARAKEVRRQAEKMITLGKRGDLAARRRAVSYLRDVEDENKIKNAKSAEDIVEQKAVKTLFDDVAPRFKSRNGGYTRIYKLGQRRGDAAPIVLLEFVD, from the coding sequence ATGGGATACCGAAAGTTGCAAAGAACTAAATCTCAGCGTAAAGCACTTTTGCGTGACTTGACGACTAATTTAATTCTTAATGGCAAGATTCAAACTACTGAAGCTCGTGCTAAGGAAGTTCGTCGTCAGGCTGAAAAAATGATTACGCTTGGAAAGCGTGGCGATCTTGCTGCACGTCGTCGGGCGGTTTCTTATCTGAGAGATGTTGAAGATGAGAACAAGATCAAGAATGCTAAAAGCGCTGAAGATATCGTCGAGCAAAAAGCCGTGAAGACTTTGTTTGACGATGTAGCTCCTCGTTTTAAAAGCCGAAATGGTGGTTACACACGTATTTATAAATTGGGCCAGCGTCGTGGTGATGCCGCGCCAATTGTGTTGCTTGAATTTGTTGATTAA
- a CDS encoding DNA-directed RNA polymerase subunit alpha, whose protein sequence is MIEFQKPTISTVEESENYGKFVAEPLERGYGTTLGNSLRRVLLSSLPGAAINSVQIDGVLHEFTTIDGVTEDVTQIILNLKKVAMRIDSDDQKTLEVDFSGAGELTAGDIKGDGDIEILNPDLHIATVSAGKSLRMTLTAIRGRGYDSAEENKGKMELGIGVLAIDSIYTPIAKVNYTVEKTRVGHRDDYDKLTLEVWTDGSVTPSEALSLGSKILAEHLSLFIDLSTAGKQEMMLDPDAVETVMERKEPIEELELSVRSFNCLKRAGINTIEDLTDKTLHDMGEVRNLGRKSLEEIIQKLSERGHSFKQDVEN, encoded by the coding sequence ATGATCGAATTTCAAAAGCCAACAATTTCGACCGTTGAGGAATCGGAAAATTATGGGAAGTTTGTTGCTGAGCCTCTCGAGCGTGGTTATGGTACAACTCTTGGAAACTCGTTAAGAAGAGTTTTACTGTCCAGTCTGCCCGGTGCAGCAATCAATTCTGTTCAAATTGATGGTGTTCTGCATGAGTTTACTACGATTGATGGTGTTACAGAAGATGTTACGCAAATTATTCTGAACCTGAAAAAAGTTGCTATGCGGATTGATTCCGATGATCAGAAAACGCTTGAGGTTGATTTTAGTGGTGCTGGCGAATTAACTGCTGGTGATATTAAAGGCGATGGCGATATTGAGATTTTAAATCCTGATTTGCATATTGCAACTGTATCGGCAGGCAAAAGCTTACGCATGACTCTCACTGCTATTCGCGGCCGTGGTTACGATTCAGCAGAAGAGAATAAGGGCAAAATGGAACTTGGCATTGGTGTTCTGGCCATTGATTCAATTTATACACCAATTGCTAAGGTCAATTACACGGTTGAGAAGACGCGTGTTGGCCATCGTGATGATTATGATAAGTTAACGTTGGAAGTTTGGACTGACGGTTCTGTTACTCCGAGTGAAGCATTGAGTCTTGGATCGAAGATTCTAGCGGAACACTTGTCGCTTTTTATCGACTTAAGCACCGCTGGCAAACAAGAAATGATGTTGGATCCTGATGCGGTTGAGACAGTTATGGAAAGAAAAGAGCCTATTGAAGAACTTGAGCTTTCTGTTCGTTCCTTTAATTGTCTAAAACGCGCTGGAATTAACACGATTGAAGACTTAACTGATAAAACCTTGCATGATATGGGTGAAGTTAGAAATCTTGGCCGTAAGTCACTTGAGGAAATTATTCAAAAACTTTCTGAACGTGGGCACTCATTCAAACAAGATGTTGAAAACTAA
- the rpmJ gene encoding 50S ribosomal protein L36 yields MKVRPSVKPMCDQCRVIKRNGRVMVICSANPKHKQRQGK; encoded by the coding sequence GTGAAAGTACGTCCATCTGTAAAGCCAATGTGTGACCAGTGCCGTGTTATTAAACGGAATGGTCGTGTTATGGTCATTTGTTCAGCAAATCCCAAACACAAACAGCGCCAAGGCAAGTAA
- the rpsK gene encoding 30S ribosomal protein S11, whose product MASRTSRTSGRKRRVKKNIEKGVAHIHSTFNNTIVLITDEVGNAVSWSSAGSLGFKGSRKSTPFAAQLAGEAAAKAAIEQNMHSVAISVKGPGPGRESAIRAVAAAGLEITAISDVTPVPHNGSRPPKQRRA is encoded by the coding sequence ATGGCAAGTCGTACAAGTCGTACAAGTGGTCGTAAGCGTCGTGTAAAGAAGAATATTGAAAAGGGTGTAGCTCATATTCACTCAACTTTTAATAACACGATTGTTTTGATTACTGATGAGGTAGGAAATGCGGTTTCTTGGTCATCAGCTGGTTCTTTAGGTTTTAAGGGTTCTCGTAAGTCAACCCCTTTTGCTGCTCAACTTGCTGGTGAAGCTGCTGCAAAAGCTGCAATCGAACAAAACATGCATAGCGTTGCAATTAGCGTTAAAGGTCCTGGACCTGGACGTGAATCTGCAATTCGTGCCGTTGCTGCTGCTGGTTTAGAAATTACCGCAATTAGTGACGTCACCCCTGTTCCTCATAATGGTTCTCGTCCACCTAAACAGCGTCGAGCATAA
- a CDS encoding ABC transporter ATP-binding protein — protein MTEDTTQPLIKFRNVDLNYGETKVLKDIDLDIEEGKFYTLLGPSGSGKSTILNLISGRLQPSAGNILIDGRNVNGLPANQRKVNTVFQNYALFPNMNVYDNVAFGPSIKGLAKSKVRELVESALKLVKLDDLSDREISEISGGQQQRVAIARALANQPKVLLLDEPLSALDYKLRKEMQYELRELQQRLGITFIFVTHDQEEALAMSDWIFVIDDGRIQQSGTPVDIYDEPINHFVANFIGEANIIPGIMKEDYLVSFAGKDFKNVDAGMKHNERVEVIIRPEDLDIVVPSRGKLQVTIDDQSFRGDSYEITAIDDAGNEWAVQATNPAKIEQRRGLKFDPEDIHIMRLNESEEDFDARLESYEGED, from the coding sequence ATGACTGAAGACACAACGCAACCATTGATTAAATTTAGAAATGTAGACTTGAATTACGGAGAGACGAAAGTTCTCAAAGATATTGATCTCGATATTGAAGAAGGGAAATTTTATACATTGCTCGGCCCATCGGGATCGGGCAAATCAACCATTTTAAATTTGATTTCCGGTCGGCTGCAGCCAAGCGCTGGAAACATTTTGATCGATGGCAGAAATGTTAATGGTTTGCCTGCTAATCAGCGGAAGGTTAATACTGTTTTTCAGAATTATGCCTTGTTTCCGAATATGAATGTTTATGATAATGTCGCTTTTGGGCCGTCGATCAAAGGACTTGCTAAAAGCAAAGTTCGTGAATTAGTTGAATCAGCATTAAAGCTAGTTAAATTAGACGATTTATCAGATCGCGAGATCTCGGAAATTTCTGGTGGTCAGCAGCAGCGTGTGGCAATTGCACGTGCTTTGGCTAATCAGCCGAAAGTACTGTTATTAGACGAACCTTTGTCGGCTTTGGACTATAAATTACGCAAAGAAATGCAGTATGAATTGCGTGAACTACAGCAGCGTTTAGGCATCACCTTTATTTTTGTGACCCATGATCAAGAAGAAGCGCTGGCAATGTCTGATTGGATTTTTGTGATCGATGACGGCCGAATCCAACAATCTGGTACGCCGGTTGATATCTATGATGAACCGATCAACCATTTTGTGGCTAATTTTATCGGTGAAGCTAATATTATTCCCGGCATTATGAAAGAAGACTACTTGGTTAGTTTTGCTGGTAAAGATTTCAAAAATGTCGATGCTGGCATGAAGCACAATGAGCGAGTCGAAGTGATCATTCGTCCCGAAGATCTGGACATCGTTGTGCCGAGCCGCGGCAAATTGCAGGTAACCATCGATGACCAGTCATTTCGTGGTGATTCTTATGAAATTACAGCGATTGATGATGCTGGCAATGAGTGGGCAGTTCAAGCTACAAATCCAGCTAAAATTGAGCAGAGAAGAGGTTTGAAGTTCGACCCTGAAGATATCCATATTATGCGTTTGAATGAATCGGAAGAGGATTTTGATGCTCGTTTGGAATCTTATGAAGGTGAAGACTGA
- a CDS encoding ATP-binding cassette domain-containing protein codes for MTSAISIHNLSFAFENSADIFHNFSLKIDPGEWVSLIGQNGSGKSTLMRLIIGLENPRIGDVEVLGKIGVVFQNPDDQFIGATVEDELAFGLENQQVDPAQMPAKIKKTLAQIDLSAYSTTSPDQLSGGQKQRVAIGSALILNADILFLDEATSMLDPLAKKSIITLIHQLHEDNPCLTIINITHDPEEILQGQRVIALENGKIIADGRTDMIMLDTSFLHRHELGETFAAKLVAGLNRKRSSDKQIPKNIISQDRLISWLLDSNK; via the coding sequence ATGACTTCGGCAATAAGTATCCATAATTTATCTTTTGCTTTTGAAAATAGTGCAGATATTTTTCATAATTTCTCTTTGAAAATTGATCCAGGCGAATGGGTCTCTTTGATTGGACAAAACGGATCAGGAAAATCAACTTTAATGCGTTTGATTATTGGACTGGAAAATCCAAGAATTGGCGATGTTGAAGTACTAGGGAAAATCGGCGTGGTTTTTCAAAATCCTGATGATCAATTTATTGGCGCGACAGTTGAGGATGAATTAGCTTTTGGCTTGGAAAACCAACAAGTTGATCCTGCACAAATGCCTGCGAAAATTAAGAAAACTTTGGCGCAAATTGATTTGTCTGCTTATTCAACGACTTCGCCAGATCAATTATCCGGTGGTCAGAAACAGCGCGTCGCAATTGGATCTGCTCTCATATTAAATGCAGATATTTTATTTTTGGATGAGGCGACAAGCATGCTTGATCCTTTGGCCAAGAAATCGATCATAACTCTAATTCATCAATTGCATGAAGACAATCCTTGTTTAACAATTATCAATATTACTCATGATCCTGAAGAAATTCTGCAGGGACAAAGAGTGATTGCTTTGGAGAATGGCAAAATCATTGCCGATGGCAGGACTGACATGATTATGTTAGATACTTCTTTTCTTCATCGCCATGAGCTCGGCGAAACTTTTGCTGCAAAGTTAGTGGCCGGTTTGAATAGAAAACGGTCCTCAGATAAACAAATTCCAAAAAATATTATTTCCCAAGATCGGCTGATTTCATGGTTATTAGATTCCAACAAGTGA
- a CDS encoding ATP-binding cassette domain-containing protein produces MVIRFQQVTYQYNSFVRTDAFSLKNISLSIKGGEFILLTGQTGSGKTTFLRLLDTLILPTTGEIDFADNIVDSRSSEKKLIALRKQVGLVFQFPQRQLFSSTVLEDVSFAALNFGDSRQAAKNKAEHVLSQIGVDESLWQRSVFNLSVGQMRKVAIAGVLINQPKYLLLDEPTAGMDDYSKKDLLKILKQYHENGATVIVVSHDIDTFASLADRMLLFSAGQILYDDKPINIFKKHIEAYLQLPTSLVFARALGLQSTPLSINALIEAINE; encoded by the coding sequence ATGGTTATTAGATTCCAACAAGTGACATATCAATACAATTCCTTTGTTCGCACGGATGCCTTCTCTTTGAAAAATATCTCCTTGTCCATTAAAGGCGGAGAGTTTATCTTGCTAACCGGTCAGACGGGATCTGGTAAAACAACTTTTTTGCGACTATTGGATACATTGATTTTACCAACAACGGGTGAAATAGATTTTGCAGACAATATCGTTGATAGTCGAAGTTCTGAAAAAAAGTTGATAGCTTTAAGAAAACAGGTCGGTTTGGTTTTTCAATTTCCACAACGCCAATTGTTTTCATCGACTGTCTTGGAGGATGTTTCCTTTGCAGCTTTGAATTTTGGTGATAGCAGACAAGCAGCCAAAAACAAAGCTGAACACGTCTTGAGCCAAATCGGAGTGGATGAAAGTCTCTGGCAACGATCAGTTTTCAATTTGTCGGTTGGTCAAATGCGCAAAGTAGCGATTGCCGGTGTTTTAATAAATCAGCCTAAATATTTGTTGTTGGATGAACCCACAGCTGGAATGGATGACTATTCCAAAAAAGATTTATTGAAAATTTTAAAACAATATCATGAGAACGGTGCAACGGTGATTGTCGTTAGCCATGATATTGATACTTTTGCATCGCTCGCAGATCGAATGCTGCTTTTTTCTGCCGGACAAATTTTATACGACGATAAACCAATAAATATTTTTAAAAAACATATTGAAGCGTATTTGCAATTGCCAACCAGTTTAGTTTTTGCTAGAGCACTTGGTTTACAGTCGACGCCTTTGTCGATTAATGCTTTGATCGAGGCTATCAATGAATAA
- a CDS encoding energy-coupling factor transporter transmembrane component T family protein — protein MNNIFGRFFSTDSVISRFDPRTKILIDFFFVIILLLANSWLTYGILVLFVLTGITASKIPITVFWSGLKSIMSLVILMMLIQLVLIAPSSRSDVLLAVGWFKISESGLINSAIIALRFFLMILMTTLLTATTRPTQIADGISSLLKPLNRAGLDTKTFALLISMTLRFVPILSDEFSTIVDAQRSRGLSLKTGSFFKRVKALIPMIVPLISVAFNKALTLADTMELRGFINAKDRSSYHQLNYHKNDFIVLIIFLFVAFFVIFFSYAKL, from the coding sequence ATGAATAACATTTTTGGTCGTTTTTTCTCTACTGATTCAGTCATTAGCAGATTTGATCCGCGAACGAAAATTCTCATAGACTTTTTCTTTGTGATTATTTTGCTGCTGGCTAATTCTTGGCTGACATACGGCATTTTAGTTTTATTTGTTTTAACTGGCATTACGGCTTCTAAAATTCCGATTACTGTTTTTTGGTCAGGCCTAAAATCCATTATGTCCCTGGTTATATTGATGATGTTGATTCAATTGGTCTTGATTGCGCCATCAAGCAGATCTGATGTGCTGTTGGCTGTTGGCTGGTTTAAAATTTCTGAGTCAGGTTTAATTAATTCCGCGATTATTGCCTTACGCTTCTTTTTGATGATCTTGATGACCACTTTGTTAACTGCTACCACACGGCCGACTCAAATCGCTGATGGCATTTCCAGCCTTTTAAAACCTTTGAACAGAGCCGGCTTAGACACCAAGACCTTTGCTTTGTTAATTTCGATGACGCTGCGTTTCGTACCAATTTTATCGGACGAATTTTCGACCATTGTTGATGCACAGCGCTCACGCGGTTTGAGTTTGAAAACTGGTAGTTTTTTTAAACGCGTGAAGGCACTTATTCCGATGATCGTGCCATTGATCAGTGTTGCTTTTAATAAGGCGTTGACTTTAGCTGACACAATGGAACTCCGGGGGTTTATTAACGCCAAAGATAGAAGCAGCTATCATCAGTTGAATTATCACAAAAATGATTTTATCGTATTAATTATTTTTCTATTCGTGGCCTTTTTTGTTATTTTTTTTAGTTATGCAAAATTATAA